The Calditrichota bacterium genome includes the window GAAAATCAAGATTTGTGGAATATATGAGTTACAAATTAAACAAGCCTTTGACTACTATTGCTTGTCATGAAGAAACCTCTGCAACAGATTTGTTAGGACGCTTTATTATTAAAGGTGCAGAAACGACCTGGATTGACGGGCCTTTGACCAAAGCACTTAAAAACGGCGAAGTGTTGTACATGGACGAAATTGCTGAAGCACGTCCCGATGTAATTGTGGCCATTCATCCGTTGACAGACCATAGGCGTGAAATATATCTTGATAAAATTGGGGAAACGGTGAAGGCACATCCTGATTTTATGTTTATTTCTTCATTTAATCCCGGATACCAAAAAGGTTTTAAAGAACTTAAACCATCAACCCGCCAGCGTTTTGTTTCACTTTCTTTCGATTATCCGGACCCAAAACTTGAAGAAGAAATCCTTGTTGGTGAAACAGGTATTGAAACAGACATCGCAGGAAAACTGGTTAAAATTGGCAATAAAATCCGTAACCTTACAGAACTTGGATTAACCGAAACCGTTTCTACACGGCTGCTGGTTGGTGCTGCAAAATTAATTCACAGCGGGCTACCAAAACGTCTTTCTGTAGAGGTTGCTGTCGTTGAACCTTTATCCGATGATCCTGATATTTTGGAAGCTTTAAAGGATCTATCCGGACTAATGATTTAAGAAATATTATGGAATTTGATCAGCTTCTTTTTCAGAAAATATATAATTTTTTTAGCAAGAAAACAGAAAATGCAAACCAGGCATTTAAGGTAGAATTAAATACTATTTCTCCAAAACTCACAATTCTCGGGCGTGCCATAACGGGAGCCCCAATAAACATTTTGGCTTCTGAGCGTGAAGGTGGCTGGCAGGGAAATTCGTTTTATTTACCAAAGTCTGTTTCGCTATACAATCAAAACGAATTGAACATAAACTTATATATTTTCCGTTTATTTTATTTACAAACTCAAAAAAAACTCAACTTAAACTGGCCGTCTGAAAAAATCTCTTCTATTGTTGAGTCACAAAAAGAAGCCGAGCGACAATCACCAAAAATACTTAAAAGCTTGTTTGAAGAGTTCCCTTTGATTGAACCCATCTACGCAGAATTGAAAAAAAATTTCCCTGCAGAGCCTGTGAAAAACGGGAAAGAACCAAAACAAGACTTCTCCTGGCTATTTGGCCGATGGATGAAGAACATTTCAAATTTTGATAATGAAGATAAACTAAAGAACCTAAATAAAGACGCTGCAAGAACAGAATCCATTAATCCCAAAACAGTAATCCAGGCTCAAAAGGCAGATGAGGTTGAAATTGTCCATGTGGATAAGAAGGCCCAGGAAGATTACATGCTGACAAACAATTTTGAAAAGATTGATACAGTGGATGAGTTTGACGGGGTTTGGCGTGATTTTGATGGGGATGACTCTCTGGAAGAAGATTTGGAAGCACTCCAGGAGTATAATTTAAAACATATGGTGCGCGTTGATGACCCTGTACATTCTGTGTATCAGGCAGACTTTGTTAATAATGCCTCCGTTGCTGAAAGTGTAGCTCTTGAAGATAAAAATTATCACCTGGTATATCCGGAGTGGGATTATAAAAAACGGCAATACGATGAAGACTATTGTAAAGTCTATCCAAAAAAATTAACGAACATTGATAATAAATACTTTCTAAAAACGATTGAGCAAAACCGCGCATTGCTAATTCAGCTAAAGAAAACATTTGCCCAGCTAAATAATAAATGGGAGCAAAGCAGAAGGCAGGTTGTAGGTGATTCGATTGATATTGATGCAGCTACAGATTTATTTACAGACATTAAAGCTCATCGTACCCCAGACGAACGAATCTATACAAAAAAAAGAAAAGAGGCGAAAGAGCTTTCTCTTCTATTTTTGCTAGATTTAAGTCTTTCCAGTGATGCATACGCCAAAGGCAATCGTATAATTGATGTGGAAAAACAAATCTCAATTCTTTTTGGAGAGGTGCTAAATGAATATGCAATTGATTTTCAAATTGATGGCTTCTACTCCAAAACACGAAATAATACATCTTATATAACCCTAAAAGCATTTAACGAACCCTGGCAAAAGGCACGTACCAAAATTGGCGGTGCTGAGGCTACAGGATACACGCGTATTGGGCCGGCAATTCGCCACGCAACATCTATTTTGGAAAAAAATCATCACAGAAAAAGGTGGTTGATTCTGCTTTCCGATGGCAAGCCAAACGACTATGATAAATATGAAGGAAAACACGGCGTTGAAGATATTAAGCAATCCTTAAGGGAAATGCGCGTAAAAGGAATTAACAATTTTGCCTTTGCAATAGAAGAACAGGCAAAATACTATCTTCCCCAAATGTTCGGAGAAAACCATTACAACATCCTAACCAGCCCTGTTGAATTACTGAATTCTCTTACAAAATTATATGACAGGATTGAACATAGCTAAAAATGGAAACCACTGTTCAAAAAGAAAATTATAAAAATATCTTTTATCCTCCGGGCGGCATATTAATCTGGATGATTATTACCCTGGAAGTTCTCACTTTTGCCATAGCACTGTTTGCGTTTGCTATCCAAAGGATAGATAACCTGGAGATGTTTAATTCTTCCCGGCAGCAACTAAATATCCTGATAGGAACAATAAATACAATTGTTTTATTGAGCAGTGGTTTTTTTATGGCAGAATCTCTGCACAAATTAAAAAAAGGGGAAAACAAAAAAAGTCAGTTTCGAATGATAGCTGCAATAGCTTTGGGAACAGTTTTTCTGGTATTAAAAGCAATTGAATTCAATACAAAAATTGAACAGGGAATTGGTCTTGAACACAATTTATTTTTTACTTTTTATTGGTTGCTTACCGGTTTCCACTTTATCCATGTTTTTATTGGATTAATAATTTTAATTTATCTTTTTATAAAAATAAAAAACGGTTACTATAACAAAGAAAACTATTTTGATGTAGAAACAGGTGGCGCATTCTGGCATATGTGTGATCTTATCTGGATGATGTTATTTCCCGTACTTTACCTTTTACATTGAACAATCAATAAGTATTATGAAATCAAATAAAATAACCTGGATAGTATTAGTAGTGTTAACCATTATCGGCTATCTTTTTTCAGATTCTTCATTTTCCGGAACGGGTCTGGCTCTGCTGATTCTATCACTTTATGGTCTAAAATTTTTAGGTATCGGTTTTCAGTATATGGAATTGAAGGATGCCCACTTTGCGTGGAAGTTTTTATTACCGCTAATATTTTTGGTTTTCATTACTTTCATTACAATAACAATTAATTTTTAAGAAAAGAGACAATCATGAATTGGGGCAGTATTGTTGAATTTATTCAAGCCAATGGCTATAAAGATTTCATGACCTATTTCATGATAATAGCCATTTCACTTTCGTTTATCATTTACTTATTCAATTATATCCGGAAAGAAATATCAGAAGACAAAGATTATTAAAACTCTCACAACCTCCATTCTTGCTACAATAACTCTTTACAAAAAACGATTACCAAAACAATATTTCATTTCTTATTTGATGTTCTTAGTTTTATTCAATAAAATTCGCCAATCAAAAAAAGGTGAAAACTATGCACAAAATAATCTTCGTCCTAAGTTTTTTACTAATCTTTGCCTGCACTGAATCAGGAAAACAAAAAGAAAACTCTGGAGATACCGGCAAAAGCGAAACAGCAGACTCATTTAACCCGCCTGATGCGAAACTTGAATTTTTGGAAAAACTTTACGATATCCAGATGGATATTATCCAAAATCCTTCAAGCCGCGCCCATAAAGAAAAATATATCTATAATGCCTATTTTGATGAAAATAATACGCTGATCTCATTCGGAAATGCAAGATTGACCAATCCGCAATCCGGAGAAAAAATTGCTACTCCACTATTAAAAAGAGCTGCTATTGTTGACGCAAAACGCTGGGCAACTTATGGCCTGCTTTGGCTTAATAATGATTTTGAACCTGACTTTGGAAAAATAAGTGAAGTTCACCAAGGCCTAACAAAAGAGCTTGGCTCTTTTAACAAAGGGGATTCTTTGGTTGTGGCGTTGGCCACCAAAGTGCGGTAAAAACAGGAAAACAAAACTAAACTTTTAAATCAGGAAGAAAAATGACTAAACAAGAATTACTAAACAGCGGATTTCAACATTTTGCAAAACGTGAATATGACCAGGCCCAGGAAAAATTTGAAAAAGCGATTGAAATAGATGATAAGTTTGAGGCCGCATACAGCGCATTATCGGAATCGTTAAATAGAAAAGGTGAAGTTGATGCCGCCATAATAATTGTAAAAAAATGGATTGACATTAACCCCAAAGATGCTTTAGCCCACACTGCCCTTTCCCGTCTTTATGTTCAAAAAGGAATGATCCAGGAAGCAGAGGATGAAATGGCTATTTCCAACCAGCTAAATTTTGATAACTCCGGGATGTAAAATGCGATCGGAACATTGGATGGCGCGTTGTGCTCTTTTTGAAAAAGAAACCCCTGTTATCCCCAAAAACGGTATTATATTTCTAGGTGATTCAATTACGGAAGAATTTGAATTCTCTCGACATTTCGGAGAAGCCTCAGTAATAAACCGCGGGATTAGTGGCGACACAATTGATGGTGTCACCGACCGACTTAATATATCTGTTTTTGATTTACAGCCCTCCAGAATCTTCTTAATGATTGGTGTAAACGATATTGGTTCCGGTTTTGGATCAAATGAAATCAAATCTAACTACACAAAGCTGATAGAATTGATCACTAAAAATTTGCCACAAACCAAACTGGTTGTTCAAAATATTTTACCATGCAGTTTAGAATGGGGTCAATCAACCGTTGATCAGATAAAAGAAATAAATAAATTCATAGAAAAATTATGCCGAAATAGGGGTATTCAATTTTTAAATTTATATAATAGTTTTGTTGATGCAAAAGGATATTTAAGGGAAAATTATACGCGTGACGGATTACATCTTAATTCAAAAGGATACTCAATCTGGGCAAAAATCCTGGAAGAATCCTTACTGCCGGGAACCAATAATGGTTGATAAAAGCAAACTCACTTTTGTATTTACAGATTCCGGGTTGGGTGGTTTATCGATCATGGCAGACTTCCTTTATGAAATTGAAAAGAGAGAGAAAAATATTTCATGTGAAGAAATTGAAATAATATTTTTTAATGCACTGCCCGAAAGTGGACAGGGTTATAACCGCATGCATAATATGCAAGATAAAATCAGAATCTTTAACTCTGCCCTGGAAATGATCCAGAGTTACTATACACCGGACTCAATTGCAATTGCCTGTAACACGTTATCTGCCATTTACCCTTTAACACAATTTGCACAATCAAATTCAAATATTTTTGAAATTATTTCGGCCGGCCGCTACCAAATTGAACAACACAGGAAACAATCACCAAAACAACCTGTGTTTGTTTTAGCTACTCCGACAACCCTTGCATCCAGTGCCTATGAAATGGAAGATCCATACGTCTTTCAAATCTCGGGAGAGAACCTTGCGTCACTTATTGAGTTTGACCACACAAGCCCGCAAGTTAAGGAAATTACAAAACATATTTTTAGCAATATTGAAAAGTGTTTATCCGGCAGTTCGGTAAAAGATATTACACTTTTTCTGGGATGCACACATTATGGATATGTTGAGGAGACTCTGAAAGAAGTTGCAAAAGATTTTGATTTTACAATAAATACAATTTTAAACCCAAACCTTGAATTTACAAGTGAATTGATGGATTACATGGCACCAATTTTTTACAAGGAAAATAACAGCCCAACAAAAATAACATTAAAAATTGAATCTCAAGCTTTGATCGAGCCATCAGAAATTGAAAGTATCAGCCAATTGATAAAAGGAAAATCTGAAGTGATTACCAGTTTGCTAAAAAACTATAAACGGCTGCCAAAAATGTTTTGATTTTTTAATTATATTTCTTGAATAAATCCGTTTGTCCGATTATTTTCCTTCTCATTTTAACCTAACTATTTTATATACTAGGAAAAAACATGTTTAGATATTTTGTTTTAATTTTTGCATTAATTTTAGTTATTAGCTCCTGCCAGCCAACGGTAAAAAAAACACCTGAGACTTCCACAATCGTCCTAAAAAAAACATATACTGCCTATGTTGTGCGCGACAAAATAAATATGCGTCAGGAAGCAACAACCAGCTCGGCAAAAGTTATTTCAGTTAATAATGGCGATGAAGTTGAGGTTTTGCAAAATAAGAATGGCTGGTATGAAGTAAAAACTGCTGAAGATCAGCACGGCTGGATTCGAAGTGATTTTGTTGGGACACAATCTTTAAGCTATTCCAGACTGGTAACAGATTTTGTCGAATCAACAATGGCCGATTATAAAACTGAATTATTTATCGATGAAAATAATCCTTATGCCGTTATTTATCTTGTCCTACCTGAAACATATTATGATGATAAAACAGAGGCGCGCAGCCTGGCGCAAAAGATCGGAAGAAAATATCAGGACGCCGTTTATCCAGGCACAGTTGAGATTCGAATCATGAAGAAAGATAAAAAAAAGCTGTTCACCAGGAAAACCTTAACGCCGATTGGCCCTGTTGGTTTAAAAGCGCCATTTTTAAGACATGGTCGTTTATATGCTTTTGACAGAATTAATGGAAATGAAATAAAAATTAAAGTGTTAGTACCGGCAAATCTAAAAGAGAACGATCTTTTGGAAATGTCTGAAGAAATATCTTCGCGCTATGGTGATAATATTACCAAAATCGAAATATATTTTGTGGAGAATTCAGGTGAAGGTATGCTTTATTTATCCAAAGAAGATTATACTCCTTCTAATAAAAAAGTATGCCGTTTTTATTATATCGAAGACAGCCAGGGACCGGACTACAAAGCAAATTTTTGTGAATGATCTGCTTAAAGTACATCTGCACAGTTGATGAATTCCCAAAAACTATTTTTTTCTAATCAAAAGATAAATAAAAAATGGCCCGCCGAGCAAAGCTGTTATAACACCAACCGGAAGTTCCGCCGGTGAAATAATTGTTCGGGCAAAAGTATCGCAGACTGCAAGAAATACGCCGCCACCAATAAGCGATCCGCTAAAAACATATTTATGATCTGACCCAAAAAGCAGCCGGGTTATGTGCGGCACAACAAGCCCCACAAAACCAATCGGTCCGGCAATTGCGACTATAAAACCTACAATCAAAGAACCAATCAAAAAACTAATCTTTTGTAAACGATAAACTTCCACACCTTTGCTCAAAGCTACTTCATCGCCGGCAAGCAAAATATTGTAAGCTTTATAATTTCTAAAAAAATAAAGAAAAACTACCGTTAAAATCACCATTAACGAAATAGTATATTTCCAGCCATTTACATCAAGTGAACCCATTAACCAGCGAACCATGCGAAAGGTCTCTGTGAAGTCTGCCATGTAATGTAAAAACAAATTGAAGGCGGAAAAGAAGAAGCTGATCGCGACGCCGGAAAGAATAAGCGTATACATGGAAATACCGTTTTGCTTTTTGGAAATTGCATAAATAATTCCAATGGCCACCAGGCTTCCCGTTATTGAAAAAAGGCTGACTGCTGAAAAGACAAAAAAAGAAAAAATAAGATTTAATTTCAAAGCTAATACAGCACCAAATGCACCTCCCGAAGAAACACCTAAGGTATATGGCGTAGCAAGATCGTTTCTCAGTATTGCCTGAAAAACTGCGCCAACAACCGATAAACTTGCTCCAACAAGAAAGGCAAATAATACTCGCGGAAGACGTATATTAAAAAAAATTTCAGCATCCAGAGAATTGGGATTAGAAAAAATGTTTTCATAATCCAAAGGCTGGCTACCAATTAATGGCATTATTGCAAAAATTAAAAAACTGGCAGAAGAGAAAAGGAAAAAGTGTTTATTTTTCAAAGTTTTGTGCTCTTTACTATTTAGAGATTTTGAAGCGTAATTTTAAGTTCGACAAGCATTTTTTTGATTTGGGGTGAATTGACAAAAAAGTTAATTTTATGCTTCAAAAATAAACACTTAAACTAAAATTAATTTTAATAAGGGGCAACCATGCAAAAAAGAAGGGATTTCTTAAAAACAGCTTTAACAGCGACTGGTCTTATCAGTACTTCGACCCTGGCCTGGGCTGCACCAAAACCAACCCAAAAACTAATCTTGCCACCCGCATTAAAAAAAGGCGATACAATTGGATTAATTACACCGGGTTCATCTCTATTTGAGGCACGCCGCGCTGTTATTGAAGCCACTGAGAAAATGAATGGACTTGGTTTTAAAGTAAAGCTGGGAAAAAACATTTATAAAAAGAATGCTTACCTTGCCGGTACGATTGAGGAAAGGGTTTCTGACATACATGATATGTTTTCGGATGATGATGTTTCAGCAATTATTACAATTCGAGGCGGCTATGGAAGCGGGCAATTACTGCCATATCTCAATTATGATTTGATTCGCAATAATCCAAAAATTCTTGTTGGCTACAGTGATATAACTTCCTTATTGATTGGCATTTATCAGAAGACTGGTTTGGTTACTTTTCATGGCCCGGTTGCTGTTTCTACATTTACAGATTTTACAAAAAAATATTTTTACGAAGTACTTTCATCCACTTCTGCAGTGGGCCAAATTGATGATGCCCCTTATGAAGATAATCTGCAAAACAGCAGTCGGATTTTGACAATAAATGGCGGGAAAGCTAAGGGCAAATTAATTGGTGGTAACATGACTTTGCTTCAGGCTACACTTGGCACGCCTTATGAATTTGATAGCGATGATTCAATTCTGTTTTTTGAAGAAGTTGGTGAGGAACCTTATAATATTGACCGTATTTTAAACCATTTTAAGCTGGCCGGTAAGTTTGATAAATGCAAGGGTGTAATATTTGATAAAATGCCCAGTGTAAAACCGTCAAATTATAGTTCGGCATTCTACCGTAATTTTAGTGTTGAAGAAGTTTTGGCAATGTATTTTAAGGATTATGACTTCCCTGTTTGTATTGGCTTTTCTCTGGGACACATAAAGCATAAGCCAACAATGCCGATCGGGGTAATGGGCGAGCTTGATGCAGATGCAAAAAAGTTATCAATTATTGAGCCTGCTGTTACAAATTAACTGCAACTAAATTTTCAATCAGCCATCAAAATTGGTAAATTCTGATTGTTCGTCATTCTGAATTTATTTCAGAATCCAAAAAGTGATTGAACCTGACTCCGACAAGGAAGGACAGGTTGAAGATATTTATTAAAATCTTGAGGAAAGAATGGAATTTATAATAGTACCATTAATTTTTGGTGTCGCACTGTTTTTATTAGGTGTTGGCAAGTTCATCGGCGGCAAAAGCCTTAGTGCAAGCTGCTCATCAACAGACCACATTCCCGGTCTGGCACACGACGAGGAAAATTGTGGCTGCAAAAAAGATGATGTGAATTTTTATATCGATAAAGAAGATCCGGGATTTGACCGTGTTGCCCAACTCGGATATCCAAATCGTAAAAAAAGATTTATCGATAAGCTCGATTTTAAACCCGACCGTTTTAAATAAAAATTAAACTCTCACTCACTCGGTTATTTTATGATTATGGAGCAACGGGTCTTAAATCATAAATTCCGGTAGTAGTATCAAATTTCGCGATTATATTAATAACATCATTTGTATCAATATTAGCCGAGTCGGCATAGAATTTAACTGTTGCTATGCCATTTTCATTAGTTTCTGATTTCCCTAGATCTGAGAAACGGCCTACCCTTATATTATTCTGAGACGCCGAAAATTTAATTTCATGACCAGCACCTGCCCTGGCATCATCATAAAACAAATGTGCTTTAATTGTTGCAACGTTGGAACCATCTGTTTTAATAAACAATACATCTGTTTCTAATTTTATTTTTGTAGGCCCATTATCATTTTCTAATTTAATTCCAACATCACAACAAATTACAAATATTATCAAAAATAAATATTTTACCAGTTTCATCATTATATCCTTTTAGTTAGGCAAAAAGATTGATAGCAAATATGACATATATTCTTTTAAATCAACATCAATTGTAATTGACCATTTTGGTAGCCAGGTTCTTTTATATTTATTATCTGTTATATTCTTATATCTTATATTTACGTATTCCAGGTTAAGTCTTGGTATATAAAATATCTCAAAGAATGGATGAATTGGTTTTTTTATGATACATTTTGAAATGGGTAAAATTAGTAAATGCGGTAATCCTTTAGCTCCTATTCCAACGACTGGGTTCCCGAAACTGGAAGTACTCTTATATAAATAGTTTTTTTGATTTTCAAAGGGTTTCTCAACTTCAGAAATTGTTACTCCACCATAAACAGACAATGTTTTTTTTCCCCATTGAGGCAAGTCTAAATTTCTCATCGAAACAGACTCGTTGATAGGGCCGAAGGGATAATAATGAATAACCAATGAATAGTACCTGTATTGCGTAGTTCCCTTTGATGATAAAAAATTAATTCCTTTTCCAAAACCATATCCTAATTCCAGATTCAAGTAATCCTCAAACGGAGCTTCGGGTTTTCTCTGAACAATTTTGGTTATTGTTTTTTTTGATTTTTCTGTTATTGGATCTGGTGTGATTGTGGTAATATTATGTGCATCGGTTGTAGCGCCAGAGACATATTCTATTTGATCTATCTTAAAAATGGTCTTTTTTATTTCTGTTTCATAGTTAAATGCAAATGTATAACTCTGATTATGGTTTAATGGATCTATTTTAAATTTAAACTTTTCTTTTCCTTCCCATTCTAACTCATTTAAATATGTTTTAATTATTATTTGTTTTAAATAAGTATTCAGTAGTTCATTATTAGCAATATTGGATTTAACATACTTTTCTATGTTTTTTTTCGCTTCTATATTTTCATTTTTTTCATCATAGCTCCATTTTTTTAATTTATTTATTTGATCTCTTGAGATCATCAAATTATTGTTTCCTTGAATATTTGGAATACGAGAAAAAACAAATACTTCCGAATGTTTGATAACATCATCTTTATTAAGAAGAGGTAATGGTTTTGCAATCATTTTTTCCATACCCGATTTTTCTTTTATGGGTTGCCGCAAAAGAGTATGGATATAGCTCAATTCTATATAGAAATCCTTTAATTCATTCCCAGTAAATTTTTTTTCTTTTTTCTTTAAAGCGGCTAATGTGTAATCGGTAATTTGATACTTGGTATCGTATGGAAGCAAGGATTGATATGAAGTGTTAGGTGTGGTAAAATCCAATTCGCCATAAAACACTTCTATCAATGAAATGTCTATTCCCTTTTCCAACAGCTTTTCTTTTATTCTTTTATTCTTTTCAACATCATTTTTGTAAGGGACTGGATTATTTATTTTTTTTCCCTTTATAGAGGATAGTAATTTGGTTGCGGTTTCAGTGGTTAACATGTTTACTTTATTCGAATCCAACTTAAAA containing:
- a CDS encoding CbbQ/NirQ/NorQ/GpvN family protein, giving the protein MTLEKEPFYKTVGKESEVFEHAYNNRLPLLLKGPTGTGKSRFVEYMSYKLNKPLTTIACHEETSATDLLGRFIIKGAETTWIDGPLTKALKNGEVLYMDEIAEARPDVIVAIHPLTDHRREIYLDKIGETVKAHPDFMFISSFNPGYQKGFKELKPSTRQRFVSLSFDYPDPKLEEEILVGETGIETDIAGKLVKIGNKIRNLTELGLTETVSTRLLVGAAKLIHSGLPKRLSVEVAVVEPLSDDPDILEALKDLSGLMI
- a CDS encoding VWA domain-containing protein produces the protein MEFDQLLFQKIYNFFSKKTENANQAFKVELNTISPKLTILGRAITGAPINILASEREGGWQGNSFYLPKSVSLYNQNELNINLYIFRLFYLQTQKKLNLNWPSEKISSIVESQKEAERQSPKILKSLFEEFPLIEPIYAELKKNFPAEPVKNGKEPKQDFSWLFGRWMKNISNFDNEDKLKNLNKDAARTESINPKTVIQAQKADEVEIVHVDKKAQEDYMLTNNFEKIDTVDEFDGVWRDFDGDDSLEEDLEALQEYNLKHMVRVDDPVHSVYQADFVNNASVAESVALEDKNYHLVYPEWDYKKRQYDEDYCKVYPKKLTNIDNKYFLKTIEQNRALLIQLKKTFAQLNNKWEQSRRQVVGDSIDIDAATDLFTDIKAHRTPDERIYTKKRKEAKELSLLFLLDLSLSSDAYAKGNRIIDVEKQISILFGEVLNEYAIDFQIDGFYSKTRNNTSYITLKAFNEPWQKARTKIGGAEATGYTRIGPAIRHATSILEKNHHRKRWLILLSDGKPNDYDKYEGKHGVEDIKQSLREMRVKGINNFAFAIEEQAKYYLPQMFGENHYNILTSPVELLNSLTKLYDRIEHS
- a CDS encoding nitric oxide reductase; this encodes METTVQKENYKNIFYPPGGILIWMIITLEVLTFAIALFAFAIQRIDNLEMFNSSRQQLNILIGTINTIVLLSSGFFMAESLHKLKKGENKKSQFRMIAAIALGTVFLVLKAIEFNTKIEQGIGLEHNLFFTFYWLLTGFHFIHVFIGLIILIYLFIKIKNGYYNKENYFDVETGGAFWHMCDLIWMMLFPVLYLLH
- a CDS encoding tetratricopeptide repeat protein, whose translation is MTKQELLNSGFQHFAKREYDQAQEKFEKAIEIDDKFEAAYSALSESLNRKGEVDAAIIIVKKWIDINPKDALAHTALSRLYVQKGMIQEAEDEMAISNQLNFDNSGM
- a CDS encoding lysophospholipase — its product is MRSEHWMARCALFEKETPVIPKNGIIFLGDSITEEFEFSRHFGEASVINRGISGDTIDGVTDRLNISVFDLQPSRIFLMIGVNDIGSGFGSNEIKSNYTKLIELITKNLPQTKLVVQNILPCSLEWGQSTVDQIKEINKFIEKLCRNRGIQFLNLYNSFVDAKGYLRENYTRDGLHLNSKGYSIWAKILEESLLPGTNNG
- a CDS encoding SH3 domain-containing protein, which codes for MFRYFVLIFALILVISSCQPTVKKTPETSTIVLKKTYTAYVVRDKINMRQEATTSSAKVISVNNGDEVEVLQNKNGWYEVKTAEDQHGWIRSDFVGTQSLSYSRLVTDFVESTMADYKTELFIDENNPYAVIYLVLPETYYDDKTEARSLAQKIGRKYQDAVYPGTVEIRIMKKDKKKLFTRKTLTPIGPVGLKAPFLRHGRLYAFDRINGNEIKIKVLVPANLKENDLLEMSEEISSRYGDNITKIEIYFVENSGEGMLYLSKEDYTPSNKKVCRFYYIEDSQGPDYKANFCE
- a CDS encoding iron ABC transporter permease, encoding MPLIGSQPLDYENIFSNPNSLDAEIFFNIRLPRVLFAFLVGASLSVVGAVFQAILRNDLATPYTLGVSSGGAFGAVLALKLNLIFSFFVFSAVSLFSITGSLVAIGIIYAISKKQNGISMYTLILSGVAISFFFSAFNLFLHYMADFTETFRMVRWLMGSLDVNGWKYTISLMVILTVVFLYFFRNYKAYNILLAGDEVALSKGVEVYRLQKISFLIGSLIVGFIVAIAGPIGFVGLVVPHITRLLFGSDHKYVFSGSLIGGGVFLAVCDTFARTIISPAELPVGVITALLGGPFFIYLLIRKK
- a CDS encoding LD-carboxypeptidase; translation: MQKRRDFLKTALTATGLISTSTLAWAAPKPTQKLILPPALKKGDTIGLITPGSSLFEARRAVIEATEKMNGLGFKVKLGKNIYKKNAYLAGTIEERVSDIHDMFSDDDVSAIITIRGGYGSGQLLPYLNYDLIRNNPKILVGYSDITSLLIGIYQKTGLVTFHGPVAVSTFTDFTKKYFYEVLSSTSAVGQIDDAPYEDNLQNSSRILTINGGKAKGKLIGGNMTLLQATLGTPYEFDSDDSILFFEEVGEEPYNIDRILNHFKLAGKFDKCKGVIFDKMPSVKPSNYSSAFYRNFSVEEVLAMYFKDYDFPVCIGFSLGHIKHKPTMPIGVMGELDADAKKLSIIEPAVTN